The Nyctibius grandis isolate bNycGra1 chromosome 3, bNycGra1.pri, whole genome shotgun sequence genome window below encodes:
- the LOC137660854 gene encoding tubulin beta-2 chain translates to MREIVHIQAGQCGNQIGAKFWEVISDEHGIDPTGSYHGDSDLQLERINVYYNEATGNKYVPRAILVDLEPGTMDSVRSGPFGQIFRPDNFVFGQSGAGNNWAKGHYTEGAELVDSVLDVVRKESESCDCLQGFQLTHSLGGGTGSGMGTLLISKIREEYPDRIMNTFSVMPSPKVSDTVVEPYNATLSVHQLVENTDETYCIDNEALYDICFRTLKLTTPTYGDLNHLVSATMSGVTTCLRFPGQLNADLRKLAVNMVPFPRLHFFMPGFAPLTSRGSQQYRALTVPELTQQMFDSKNMMAACDPRHGRYLTVAAIFRGRMSMKEVDEQMLNVQNKNSSYFVEWIPNNVKTAVCDIPPRGLKMSATFIGNSTAIQELFKRISEQFTAMFRRKAFLHWYTGEGMDEMEFTEAESNMNDLVSEYQQYQDATADEQGEFEEEGEEDEA, encoded by the exons ATGCGTGAGATCGTGCACATCCAGGCCGGGCAGTGTGGCAACCAGATCGGTGCCAAG TTCTGGGAGGTCATCAGCGATGAGCACGGCATCGACCCCACGGGCAGCTACCACGGGGACAGCgacctgcagctggagaggatCAACGTCTACTACAATGAAGCCACCG GGAACAAGTATGTCCCTCGTGCCATCCTGGTAGACCTGGAGCCTGGCACGATGGACTCTGTGCGCTCTGGACCCTTTGGACAGATCTTCCGGCCCGACAACTTTGTCTTTG GTCAGAGTGGGGCTGGCAACAACTGGGCCAAGGGGCACTACACCGAAGGTGCTGAGCTGGTGGACTCTGTCCTGGATGTGGTGAGGAAGGAGTCGGAGAGCTGTGACTGCCTCCAGGGCTTCCAGTTGACCCACTCGTTGGGTGGTGGCACAGGCTCTGGGATGGGCACCCTCCTCATCAGCAAGATCCGGGAGGAGTACCCCGACCGCATCATGAACACCTTCAGCGTCATGCCGTCCCCCAAGGTGTCGGACACGGTGGTGGAGCCCTACAATGCCACCCTCTCTGTGCACCAGCTGGTGGAGAACACGGACGAGACCTACTGCATTGACAACGAGGCCCTGTATGACATTTGCTTCCGCACCCTGAAGCTGACCACTCCCACGTACGGGGACCTCAACCACCTGGTGTCGGCCACCATGAGCGGCGTGACCACCTGCCTTCGCTTCCCCGGCCAGCTGAACGCTGACCTGCGCAAGCTGGCGGTCAACATGGTGCCTTTCCCCCGGCTGCACTTCTTCATGCCGGGCTTCGCCCCTCTCACCAGCCGCGGCAGCCAGCAGTACCGAGCCCTGACGGTGCCCGAGCTGACGCAGCAGATGTTCGACTCCAAGAACATGATGGCTGCCTGCGACCCCCGCCACGGTCGCTACCTGACGGTGGCCGCCATCTTCCGGGGCCGCATGTCCATGAAGGAGGTGGACGAGCAGATGCTGAACGTGCAGAATAAGAACAGCAGCTACTTTGTGGAGTGGATCCCCAACAACGTGAAGACGGCCGTCTGCGACATCCCCCCGCGTGGCCTCAAGATGTCTGCTACCTTCATTGGCAACAGCACGGCTATTCAGGAGCTGTTCAAGAGGATCTCGGAGCAGTTCACGGCCATGTTCCGGCGCAAGGCTTTCTTGCACTGGTACACCGGCGAGGGCATGGATGAAATGGAGTTCACGGAGGCCGAGAGCAACATGAACGACCTGGTCTCTGAATACCAGCAATACCAGGATGCCACTGCTGATGAGCAGGGGGAAtttgaagaggaaggagaggaggatgaGGCGTAA
- the LOC137660855 gene encoding tubulin beta-1 chain, with protein MREIVHIQAGQCGNQIGAKFWEVISDEHGIDPTGSYHGDSDLQLERINVYYNEAAGNKYVPRAILVDLEPGTMDSVRSGPFGQIFRPDNFVFGQSGAGNNWAKGHYTEGAELVDSVLDVVRKESESCDCLQGFQLTHSLGGGTGSGMGTLLISKIREEYPDRIMNTFSVMPSPKVSDTVVEPYNATLSVHQLVENTDETYCIDNEALYDICFRTLKLTTPTYGDLNHLVSATMSGVTTCLRFPGQLNADLRKLAVNMVPFPRLHFFMPGFAPLTSRGSQQYRALTVPELTQQMFDSKNMMAACDPRHGRYLTVAAIFRGRMSMKEVDEQMLNVQNKNSSYFVEWIPNNVKTAVCDIPPRGLKMSATFIGNSTAIQELFKRISEQFTAMFRRKAFLHWYTGEGMDEMEFTEAESNMNDLVSEYQQYQDATADEQGEFEEEGEEDEA; from the exons ATGCGTGAGATCGTGCACATCCAGGCCGGGCAGTGCGGCAACCAGATCGGTGCCAAG TTCTGGGAGGTCATCAGTGATGAGCATGGCATTGATCCCACTGGCAGCTACCATGGTGACAGTgacctgcagctggagaggatCAACGTCTACTACAATGAAGCTGCTG GGAACAAGTATGTCCCTCGTGCCATCCTGGTGGACCTGGAGCCTGGCACGATGGACTCTGTGCGCTCTGGACCCTTTGGACAGATCTTCCGTCCTGACAACTTTGTCTTTG GTCAGAGTGGGGCTGGCAACAACTGGGCCAAGGGGCACTACACCGAAGGTGCTGAGCTGGTGGACTCTGTCCTGGATGTGGTGAGGAAGGAGTCGGAGAGCTGTGACTGCCTCCAGGGCTTCCAGTTGACCCACTCGTTGGGTGGTGGCACAGGCTCTGGGATGGGCACCCTCCTCATCAGCAAGATCCGGGAGGAGTACCCCGACCGCATCATGAACACCTTCAGCGTCATGCCGTCCCCCAAGGTGTCGGACACGGTGGTGGAGCCCTACAATGCCACCCTCTCTGTGCACCAGCTGGTGGAGAACACGGACGAGACCTACTGCATTGACAACGAGGCCCTGTATGACATTTGCTTCCGCACCCTGAAGCTGACCACTCCCACGTACGGGGACCTCAACCACCTGGTGTCGGCCACCATGAGCGGCGTGACCACCTGCCTTCGCTTCCCCGGCCAGCTGAACGCTGACCTGCGCAAGCTGGCGGTCAACATGGTGCCTTTCCCCCGGCTGCACTTCTTCATGCCGGGCTTCGCCCCTCTCACCAGCCGCGGCAGCCAGCAGTACCGAGCCCTGACGGTGCCCGAGCTGACGCAGCAGATGTTCGACTCCAAGAACATGATGGCTGCCTGCGACCCCCGCCACGGTCGCTACCTGACGGTGGCCGCCATCTTCCGGGGCCGCATGTCCATGAAGGAGGTGGACGAGCAGATGCTGAACGTGCAGAATAAGAACAGCAGCTACTTTGTGGAGTGGATCCCCAACAACGTGAAGACGGCCGTCTGCGACATCCCCCCGCGTGGCCTCAAGATGTCTGCTACCTTCATTGGCAACAGCACGGCTATTCAGGAGCTGTTCAAGAGGATCTCGGAGCAGTTCACGGCCATGTTCCGGCGCAAGGCTTTCTTGCACTGGTACACCGGCGAGGGCATGGATGAAATGGAGTTCACGGAGGCCGAGAGCAACATGAACGACCTGGTCTCTGAATACCAGCAATACCAGGATGCCACTGCTGATGAGCAGGGGGAAtttgaagaggaaggagaggaggatgaGGCTTAA